A window of Rhododendron vialii isolate Sample 1 chromosome 13a, ASM3025357v1 contains these coding sequences:
- the LOC131314160 gene encoding stachyose synthase — protein sequence MAPPNDPVNPIFGLFKSDSQKNSFDLSHGKLSVKGVPLLSEVPNNVSFKTFSSTCQSSDAPLPLFQRVQSVSNNGGFIGFATEEPSDRLTNSLGKFSGRDFVSIFRFKTWWSTQWVGNSGSDLQMETQWVLLDVPELRSYVLILPSIEGKFRSALHPGSDGHVLICAESGSTQVKASKFNTIAYVHVSENPYTIMKEAYTALRVHLNTFRLLEEKSAPTLVDKFGWCTWDAFYLTVEPAGVWHGVKEFTDGGISPRFIIIDDGWQSINSDGEDPDKDAKNLVLGGTQMTARLHRLDEGEKFRNYKGGSLLGPNPPLFDANKPKMLISKAIELEQAEKARAKAVQSGTTDLSKFDAEMERLKLELNQMFGGERKDGGLSQGCASCCCKTEENGMKGFTKDLRTKFKGLDDIYVWHALCGAWGGVRPGKTHLNAKVIPCKVSPGLDGTMYDLAVVKVVEGGIGLVQPDQAEDFYDSMHSYLAKVGVTGVKVDVIHTLEYLSEEYGGRVELAKAYYKGISKSISKNFNGNGLISSMQQCNDFFFLGTEQISMGRVGDDFWFQDPSGDPSGVYWLQGVHMIHCAYNSMWMGQIIQPDWDMFQSDHVCAKFHAGSRAICGGPVYVSDSVGGHDFELLKKLVYPDGTIPKCQHFALPTRDCLFNNPLFDNKTILKIWNFNKYGGVIGAFNCQGAGWDPKEQMIKGKKDCYRPMSGFVHVTDIEWDQKVEATKLGEAGEYAVYLNQAEKLILTTPKSDPIQMTVMPSTFEIFTFVPVMNLGRTTKFAPIGLTNMFNSGGAIEGLDYSKTGVKIQVKGGGNLLAFSSGYPKKCWLNGADVGFDWSGDGKLTVGLPWVEEAGGISEVTFLF from the exons ATGGCACCGCCTAATGATCCAGTCAACCCAATTTTCGGCCTCTTTAAATCAGATAGCCAGAAAAACAGTTTCGATTTGTCTCATGGAAAATTATCTGTCAAAGGTGTCCCATTACTTTCTGAAGTCCCCAATAATGTCTCTTTCAAAACATTTTCATCAACTTGTCAATCCTCTGACGCTCCACTTCCCCTGTTCCAGAGAGTCCAGTCTGTTTCCAACAACGGCGGGTTCATTGGATTCGCCACCGAGGAACCTTCTGATAGGCTAACGAACTCCTTAGGTAAGTTCAGTGGTAGGGATTTTGTTAGCATTTTTCGCTTCAAGACATGGTGGTCTACCCAGTGGGTAGGAAATTCAGGGTCAGATTTGCAAATGGAGACCCAATGGGTACTCCTAGATGTCCCTGAGTTAAGGTCATATGTCCTAATTCTTCCCTCAATTGAAGGGAAGTTTAGGTCTGCTCTTCACCCTGGCTCTGATGGCCATGTCTTGATTTGTGCCGAATCCGGCTCTACCCAAGTAAAAGCATCGAAATTCAATACCATTGCTTACGTTCACGTATCCGAAAATCCCTACACCATAATGAAAGAAGCTTATACTGCTCTTAGGGTTCACTTGAACACTTTCAGACTCTTAGAAGAGAAATCAGCCCCAACCCTTGTCGATAAATTCGGTTGGTGCACTTGGGATGCTTTCTACTTAACCGTAGAACCAGCCGGAGTCTGGCACGGGGTGAAGGAATTTACCGATGGAGGTATCTCCCCGCGATTCATCATTATTGATGATGGGTGGCAGAGTATAAATTCAGACGGGGAAGACCCGGACAAGGACGCGAAAAATCTTGTTTTGGGTGGGACTCAAATGACTGCTAGGCTTCACAGGCTCGACGAAGGCGAAAAGTTCAGGAACTACAAGGGTGGATCCCTTTTAGGGCCTAATCCTCCCCTGTTTGATGCCAACAAGCCAAAGATGCTAATTTCCAAGGCAATTGAGCTTGAGCAAGCTGAGAAGGCTCGAGCGAAGGCAGTTCAATCAGGGACCACCGACTTGTCCAAATTCGATGCAGAGATGGAGAGATTAAAACTAGAATTGAACCAAATGTTTGGTGGAGAGAGGAAAGATGGTGGCTTGAGCCAGGGGTGCGCGAGCTGTTGTTGCAAAACAGAGGAAAATGGGATGAAGGGTTTTACTAAGGATTTGAGAACAAAGTTCAAGGGTTTGGATGACATCTATGTTTGGCATGCGCTGTGTGGTGCGTGGGGTGGCGTTAGGCCTGGAAAAACTCACCTGAATGCTAAGGTGATTCCTTGTAAAGTGTCTCCCGGGCTTGATGGGACGATGTACGATCTTGCAGTGGTGAAAGTCGTCGAAGGTGGAATTGGGCTTGTTCAACCTGATCAAGCTGAGGATTTCTACGATTCGATGCACTCTTACCTTGCGAAAGTGGGAGTTACTGGAGTCAAAGTGGATGTTATTCAT ACACTTGAGTACTTGAGCGAGGAATACGGAGGTCGGGTTGAGCTAGCAAAGGCATACTACAAGGGgatatcaaaatcaatttccaagaATTTCAATGGAAATGGACTTATTTCCAGCATGCAACAGTGCAATGACTTCTTCTTCCTTGGAACAGAGCAAATCTCCATGGGTAGAGTCG GTGATGACTTTTGGTTCCAAGATCCATCTGGTGACCCAAGTGGAGTTTATTGGCTACAGGGGGTTCATATGATCCACTGCGCCTACAACAGCATGTGGATGGGTCAGATCATACAGCCCGACTGGGACATGTTCCAGTCAGATCACGTATGCGCAAAATTCCATGCCGGATCGAGGGCCATCTGCGGTGGGCCCGTCTACGTGAGTGACTCAGTGGGCGGTCACGATTTCGAACTCTTGAAGAAACTTGTTTACCCAGATGGTACCATTCCCAAGTGCCAGCATTTTGCACTCCCAACTAGAGATTGTCTCTTCAATAACCCCCTCTTTGATAACAAAACCATTCTCAAGATTTGGAACTTCAACAAG TACGGAGGAGTGATCGGAGCTTTCAATTGCCAAGGAGCGGGATGGGATCCCAAGGAACAAATGATCAAGGGCAAAAAAGACTGCTACAGGCCAATGTCAGGCTTCGTCCACGTCACCGATATCGAGTGGGACCAAAAGGTGGAAGCAACCAAACTGGGCGAAGCAGGGGAATATGCAGTCTACCTCAACCAAGCCGAGAAACTAATCTTGACCACCCCGAAATCGGACCCCATTCAAATGACTGTTATGCCCTCTACCTTTGAGATCTTCACCTTTGTGCCTGTGATGAACCTTGGCCGGACCACGAAATTCGCGCCCATTGGGCTTACAAATATGTTCAACAGTGGTGGTGCCATAGAAGGGCTGGACTATAGCAAGACGGGCGTGAAAATTCAAGTTAAGGGGGGAGGAAATTTGCTGGCTTTCTCGAGTGGGTACCCGAAGAAGTGTTGGTTGAATGGTGCTGATGTTGGTTTCGACTGGTCCGGTGACGGGAAACTGACTGTCGGTCTTCCTTGGGTTGAAGAGGCTGGTGGCATCAGTGAAGTGacctttctcttttga
- the LOC131312919 gene encoding uncharacterized protein LOC131312919, with product MGHSGALCQYVPVSTCNRAFSESVPLIQMVESTPFTIGKHYSCAKNLNLQLHAFMSQFPVFTYKYHNALVWEAAVVPRVVQESEEGLVWVVVSEEAVVLGGGKGVGGGSGAGSGFGGGKGNGGGTGRGVRGGAGGGKGGGVGIGGEFGAGGGKGRGVGVGGGSSEGGGDDGFFRRGESKVALVEVQVVVYESEVGLVEV from the exons ATGGGACACAG TGGTGCACTTTGTCAGTATGTACCAGTAAGCACATGCAATCGTGCATTTTCTGAATCAGTTCCA CTGATACAAATGGTTGAATCTACCCCATTCACCATTGGAAAACACTACTCTTGTGCTAAAAACCTAAACTTGCAACTGCATGCATTTATGTCCCAATTCCCTGTTTTCACGTATAAATACCATAATGCACTGGTTTGGGAGGCGGCGGTGGTACCAAGGGTGGTACAG GAGTCAGAGGAGGGTCTGGTTTGGGTGGTTGTTTCGGAGGAGGCGGTGGTGCTGGGTGGTGGTAAAGGGGTTGGAGGTGGGTCTGGTGCAGGTAGTGGTTTTGGAGGAGGCAAAGGTAACGGTGGTGGCACAGGTAGAGGTGTAAGGGGAGGGGCAGGTGGTGGTAAAGGTGGCGGCGTCGGAATCGGAGGAGAGTTTGGTGCAGGTGGTGGTAAAGGTAGGGGTGTTGGAGTTGGAGGTGGGTCTAGTGAAGGTGGTGGTGACGACGGATTTTTCAGACGGGGTGAAAGTAAG GTGGCATTGGTGGAGGTGCAGGTGGTGGTGTACGAGTCGGAGGTGGGTCTAGTGGAGGTGTAG
- the LOC131313580 gene encoding pentatricopeptide repeat-containing protein At1g02370, mitochondrial-like has product MNTSRVFFGRARWISTAAVEAAAAAAKHHRGKQGQLYQRLSALGISGGTAGQALNEYTREGRIAKKPELERCIKELRKYGRYHHALEIFEWMEMRDTSFTFRDYAIRLDLVSKVRGIAAAENYFSSLLKPEKNKFTYGALLNCYCNEKMIDKALALFKKMDEMNIASNTLTYNNLMSLYMRLGQPEKVPPLIEEMRQRNIPPSTFSFNLLMQSHSCLNDIEGVERVFNEMMTGNEKECDWTTYSNLAAVYVKAGLHEKAESALIKLEEKIGPANRLGHHYLISLYAGTSNLGEVLRVWNSLKTNFPTIPNMSYLIFLQALAKLNDVDGLRRCFEEWKSSCSSYDIRLANAAIGAYLKNDMLVAAESVLHEAMKRSKGPFFWSWDMFIAFFLKQNQVGSALKCLKEAISDVKDNERHPISVSLDKFLKYFEEERDVDGAEELCQMLKMVNHLDSKFYHSLIQIYIAAGKPVPDMCWRMEEDGIEINSEIENLLERVCPNDLTSQTVTLE; this is encoded by the exons ATGAACACTAGTCGCGTGTTCTTCGGCAGAGCGAGATGGATTAGTACGGCGGCGGTGGAGGCGGCAGCAGCGGCGGCAAAGCATCATCGGGGGAAGCAAGGGCAGCTTTACCAGAGGTTATCAGCGTTGGGAATTAGCGGAGGGACAGCGGGGCAGGCATTAAATGAGTACACAAGGGAGGGTAGAATCGCCAAGAAGCCCGAGCTCGAGCGATGCATCAAGGAACTCCGCAAGTACGGTCGATATCACCATGCTCTCGAG ATATTTGAGTGGATGGAGATGCGGGACACAAGCTTCACATTCCGTGATTATGCAATACGCTTGGATCTTGTGTCAAAAGTTAGGGGAATAGCTGCAGCTGAGAATTACTTCAGCAGCCTGTTAAAACCTGAAAAGAACAAATTTACATATGGCGCCCTACTAAACTGCTATTGCAATGAAAAAATGATAGATAAGGCCCTGGCTCTCTTTAAGAAGATGGATGAGATGAACATTGCCTCTAATACTTTGACATATAACAATCTTATGTCACTCTACATGAGATTAGGCCAGCCTGAGAAAGTGCCTCCCTTGATTGAGGAGATGAGACAGAGGAACATCCCGCCAAGCACATTTTCTTTCAATCTCCTGATGCAGAGCCACTCATGCTTGAATGACATTGAGGGAGTAGAAAGAGTATTCAATGAGATGATGACTGGAAATGAAAAGGAATGCGATTGGACGACATATAGTAATTTGGCTGCTGTTTATGTTAAGGCTGGACTTCATGAGAAAGCTGAGTCTGCCCTTATAAAGTTGGAGGAAAAAATAGGACCTGCTAATCGTTTGGGACACCATTATCTGATTAGTTTGTATGCCGGTACCTCCAATTTAGGTGAAGTCCTTCGGGTTTGGAATTCCCTGAAGACCaattttccaacaatccccAATATGAGTTACCTTATTTTTCTTCAGGCTCTTGCCAAACTTAATGATGTTGATGGTTTAAGGCGTTGCTTCGAGGAATGGAAGTCAAGTTGCTCCAGCTATGACATCAGGTTAGCAAATGCTGCTATAGGTGCTTACCTGAAAAATGACATGTTGGTGGCAGCTGAATCGGTGCTCCACGAGGCCATGAAGAGATCAAAGGGACCTTTTTTTTGGTCTTGGGACATGTTTATAGCGTTTTTCTTGAAGCAAAATCAAGTCGGTTCTGCTTTGAAGTGCTTGAAGGAAGCTATATCAGATGTTAAGGACAATGAAAGGCATCCAATCTCTGTCAGTCTCGATAAATTTTTGAAGTATTTTGAAGAAGAGAGAGACGTTGATGGTGCTGAAGAGTTATGCCAGATGTTGAAGATGGTTAACCATCTTGATTCCAAGTTCTACCATTCTTTGATTCAGATTTATATCGCTGCTGGCAAACCAGTGCCTGATATGTGTTGGAGGATGGAGGAGGATGGTATTGAAATCAACTCGGAGATAGAGAATTTGCTTGAAAGGGTGTGCCCTAATGACTTGACATCGCAAACAGTTACACTCGAATGA
- the LOC131312672 gene encoding pentatricopeptide repeat-containing protein GUN1, chloroplastic-like, which yields MASSTPPPLTTTKPYQNHHLPHHHHNHQTHPHNHRQSVHHHQWTALKKPPPRHAAKPPPGPTTTTTTSTSTSPNFPSLSSLPPSTKSDLSADFSGRRSTRFVSKLHFGRPKTAFASRHTSSAEEALHLAIRHRSDDNNSSHIDSLLLNFQHKLSGTDDYTFLLRELGNRGEYSMAMRCFEFAVRRERRRNEQGKLASTMISVLGRLGKVDLARKVFDTAVVEGYGNTVYAYSALISAYAKSGCCDEAIKVFETMKSCNLKPNLVTYNALIDACGKGGVGFDLASEIFDEMLGNGVQPDRITFNSLLAVCSGVGLWETARNLFSEMVYRGIEQDIYTYNTLLDAACSGGQMDVAFEIMSEMPTKHILPNEVTYSIMIRGCAKAGRLDKALSLFNEMKFAGINLDRVSYNTLLAIYASLGRFEEALSVGNEMESMGIKKDVVTYNALLDGYGKQGKYDKVKELFSEMKAEWLSPNLLTYSTLISVYSKGDLYKEAMEVYNEFKQKGLKADVVFYSKLIDALCKKGLVESSALLLDEMTEKGIQPNVVTYNSIINAFGQSATGECPDGIIESLVQSSPSVFFREENDEDDSIIKIFEELAAENSCHSKQDNRIGQEISCILGVFQKMHNLRIKPNVVTFSAILNACSRCNSFEEASMLLEELRLFDNQVYGVAHGLLMGQRENVWMQALSLFDEVKQMDSSTASAFYNALTDMLWHFGQRQGAQLVVLEGKQRHVWENTWSDSCLDLHLMSSGAARAMVHAWLLNIRSVVFEGQELPKLLSILTGWGKHSKVVGDGMLKRAIETLLVGMGAPFRVAQCNIGRFTSTGALVTAWLRELGTLKVLILHDDRKHTGTATLELRPPFQTIPL from the exons ATGGCCTCATCGACTCCACCACCTCTCACCACCACCAAACCCTACCAAAACCACCacctcccccaccaccaccacaaccaccaaaCTCATCCCCACAACCACCGCCAAAGTGTCCATCACCACCAATGGACCGCCCTTAAGAAACCCCCACCTCGACACGCCGCCAAGCCCCCTCCAggccccaccaccaccaccaccacttcaacCTCAACTAGCCCTAacttcccttctctctcctccctccctccctccacCAAGTCCGACCTCTCTGCCGACTTCTCCGGCCGACGATCCACCCGCTTTGTCTCCAAGTTGCACTTCGGCCGCCCCAAAACCGCCTTCGCCAGCCGCCACACCTCCTCCGCCGAAGAAGCCCTCCACCTCGCGATACGACACCGTTCCGACGATAATAATAGTAGCCACATAGACTCCCTCTTGCTTAATTTCCAACACAAGCTTTCTGGCACGGACGATTACACCTTCTTGCTTCGCGAGCTCGGCAATCGTGGCGAGTACTCGATGGCGATGCGGTGCTTCGAGTTCGCGGTGCGTAGAGAGAGGCGGCGTAATGAGCAGGGTAAGCTTGCTAGTACTATGATTAGTGTTCTTGGTAGGTTAGGAAAGGTTGACTTGGCTAGGAAAGTGTTTGATACTGCTGTTGTTGAAGGCTATGGTAACACTGTCTACGCTTACTCCGCTTTAATTAGTGCTTACGCGAAAAGTGGGTGCTGCGATGAAGCCATTAAGGTCTTTGAGACCATGAAAAGTTGTAATTTGAAGCCGAACTTAGTGACTTATAATGCTTTGATTGATGCTTGTGGGAAAGGGGGTGTGGGTTTCGATCTGGCTTCGGAGATTTTTGATGAAATGTTGGGAAATGGAGTGCAACCGGATCGAATTACATTTAATTCCCTTCTTGCTGTCTGTAGTGGTGTGGGCTTGTGGGAGACTGCGAGGAATTTGTTTAGCGAGATGGTTTATAGAGGAATTGAACAAGATATTTATACGTATAATACTCTTCTTGATGCTGCTTGCAGTGGTGGGCAAATGGATGTGGCTTTTGAAATTATGTCGGAGATGCCTACGAAGCACATATTGCCTAATGAGGTAACTTATAGTATTATGATTCGGGGATGTGCAAAAGCGGGGAGATTAGACAAAGCACTAAGTTTGTTTAATGAGATGAAGTTTGCTGGTATTAATTTGGATAGAGTTTCTTATAATACTTTGCTTGCGATTTATGCTAGTCTTGGTCGGTTTGAGGAGGCTTTGAGTGTTGGGAATGAGATGGAGAGTATGGGAATTAAGAAGGATGTTGTCACATATAATGCTCTTCTTGATGGGTATGGGAAACAAGGGAAGTATGATAAAGTTAAGGAATTGTTCTCAGAGATGAAAGCAGAGTGGCTTTCGCCTAATTTATTGACCTACTCAACTTTGATTAGTGTCTATTCTAAAGGGGATCTGTATAAAGAGGCAATGGAGGTTTATAACGAGTTCAAGCAAAAAGGGTTGAAGGCGGATGTTGTCTTCTATAGCAAACTCATAGATGCGTTGTGCAAAAAGGGGCTAGTGGAGTCTTCTGCATTATTGCTAGATGAGATGACAGAGAAAGGGATTCAACCTAATGTAGTCACGTATAATTCTATAATTAATGCCTTTGGGCAGTCAGCCACTGGAGAATGTCCAGATGGAATCATTGAGTCACTGGTACAATCTTCACCTTCAGTGTTTTTTCGAGAGGAAAATGATGAAGATGACAGTATCATAAAGATTTTTGAGGAGTTAGCTGCTGAAAATTCATGTCATTCAAAGCAAGATAACAGAATCGGACAAGAGATTTCATGCATCTTGGGAGTTTTCCAAAAGATGCATAATCTAAGAATAAAGCCAAATGTTGTCACATTTTCAGCAATTTTAAATGCTTGCAG CCGTTGTAATTCATTTGAAGAAGCATCAATGTTATTGGAGGAACTTCGATTATTTGATAATCAAGTGTATGGTGTGGCACATGGACTTCTCATGGGCCAAAGAGAGAATGTGTGGATGCAAGCTCTATCCCTTTTTGATGAGGTGAAGCAGATGGACTCTTCAACAGCATCTGCCTTTTATAATGCTTTGACTGACATGCTGTGGCACTTTGGTCAG AGACAAGGAGCCCAACTGGTGGTGCTTGAAGGCAAACAACGTCATGTGTGGGAGAACACATGGTCTGATTCTTGCTTAGATCTGCATCTGATGTCTTCTGGTGCTGCACGCGCAATGGTCCATGCCTGGCTTCTCAACATTCGTTCTGTAGTTTTCGAAGGCCAGGAGTTGCCCAAACTACTGAG CATTTTAACAGGATGGGGCAAACACAGCAAAGTGGTCGGCGATGGGATGTTAAAGCGAGCAATTGAGACACTTCTTGTTGGAATGGGTGCACCATTTCGGGTTGCCCAGTGCAATATTGGCAGGTTTACATCAACTGGCGCTCTGGTGACTGCCTGGTTGAGAGAATTGGGAACTCTAAAAGTCCTCATTCTTCATGATGACAGAAAGCATACGGGAACTGCAACATTGGAGCTTCGTCCTCCATTCCAAACAATCCCCTTGTAG
- the LOC131313622 gene encoding ribonucleases P/MRP protein subunit POP1, whose amino-acid sequence MAVEGSKQRRVSAPPRSLNVQKFAESRAAELETLHSIVANRSNNDFRSRRNKRRRTTSHDNRVAKNRHRKRRKLGEGVVRLGDDVAPAKRQGEKVPRRVRRRIELKKNPESGYSTSGDGTKRLRTHVWHAKRFTMTKQWGFHLPLVLQGRGRGSRALLKRFRDGVLMHDASYYGAIQLEGPESSLLQVLSTVLVFSQPSDSEHISHLVLSGAIYGSAMLHHPGAPFSPAVAPVTYMWRPFQRQDVVDADYHSADGYNGRQGIEGSSFRQLLVWIHASAFSEAYDALKLASQKQMDETGSLINCISLQGKLAKLEIMGSKSFQLLQKILHPVTSIADNSGQLRKCSHMGSDAKTSFKKISILENQHHTPSSITSLTVIDPRALSEEKVEHVPKVDSTSNLGNTREGEKLSASGGIPSENTELLSSSLLEPEEGSALSDSMDLWDASKGFLPPVEDNVLCIAKHQQKLDFFCLGNTNLGKQNASIGGHFCGFCPILLANDSNKRGSIIRWSIILPLSWVKVFWVPLISGGAHAIGSTEKHWIAHEAGLPYFPSGFPDCNAYSSFMANKAAASDEKMELRPPAMRPVRIPIPPPWETVLCSLEKESSRVEDAETLSKEQCSINVVNENSCKKLDCQRSDVLALGHHGFMSDGFVARTSNMLRHFLGEIRGDHLLLFPKSDLPDLKNSIDKFMKDDERLSRTPKGVTTLTNGGGRLCFLRVILHAYKGGVFEEGAVVCAPRYTDIKSWISRLSINREELQIPQSSVGSYFEQQPSGKWELQIPEDPIVKELHRWPLGFVTSGVVRGSKKPSAEAVCEATLLAGLREEQWNAMPVKRRRKEIYVLVRNLRSTAYRLALATIVLEQNKEDLEFL is encoded by the exons ATGGCAGTGGAAGGAAGCAAACAACGTCGCGTCTCAGCCCCTCCTCGATCCCTAAACGTGCAGAAATTTGCGGAATCCAGAGCTGCTGAACTCGAGACTCTTCACTCAATCGTTGCGAACCGTTCGAACAACGATTTTCGATCTCGGAGAAACAAGAGGAGGAGAACTACCAGCCACGACAATCGCGTCGCGAAAAATCGGCACAGGAAGAGGCGGAAGTTAGGCGAAGGAGTTGTCCGTTTGGGCGATGACGTGGCGCCGGCGAAAAGGCAGGGGGAAAAGGTTCCTCGTCGAGTACGCAGGAGGATAGAGCTTAAGAAGAATCCAGAGAGTGGGTATTCTACTTCGGGTGATGGGACCAAGAGATTGAGAACGCATGTGTGGCATGCCAAGCGGTTTACGATGACTAAGCAGTGGGGTTTTCACCTCCCTCTTGTTTTGCAGGGCAG GGGAAGGGGTTCAAGGGCTCTCTTGAAAAGATTCAGAGATGGGGTACTCATGCATGATGCGAGCTACTATGGAGCCATCCAGTTGGAGGGTCCAGAG AGTTCATTATTGCAGGTGCTAAGCACAGTGCTTGTATTCTCTCAACCATCGGACTCTGAGCACATTTCCCATCTTGTTCTATCCGGTGCTATTTATGGGAGCGCTATG CTCCATCATCCTGGCGCACCCTTTTCTCCGGCTGTTGCTCCTGTGACCTATATGTGGCGACCTTTCCAGCGGCAAGATGTAGTTGATGCAGATTATCATAGTGCTGATGGATACAATGGGCGACAGGGGATTGAAGGTTCTTCTTTTCGCCAGCTCTTGGTATGGATACATGCTTCCGCTTTCAGTGAAGCTTATGATGCGCTGAAACTTGCTTCTCAAAAACAG ATGGACGAAACTGGTTCGCTGATCAATTGCATCTCTCTCCAAGGTAAACTAGCAAAGTTGGAAATTATGGGATCAAAGTCATTTCAGCTTCTTCAAAAGATATTGCATCCTGTTACCAG TATTGCAGATAACTCTGGACAGTTGCGTAAATGTTCGCATATGGGTTCTGATGCCAAAACTTCTTTCAAGAAGATTTCCATTCTTGAAAATCAACATCATACTCCTTCTTCAATAACTTCTCTTACCGTTATTGATCCCCGTGCTTTGTCTGAGGAAAAGGTTGAACATGTTCCTAAAGTAGATTCTACTAGCAACTTGGGTAATACGAGAGAGGGTGAAAAACTAAGTGCCTCAGGTGGGATTCCTAGTGAGAATACCGAGTTACTTTCATCATCATTGTTAGAACCTGAAGAGGGTAGTGCTCTCTCTGACAGCATGGATTTGTGGGATGCCAGCAAAGGATTTCTCCCTCCAGTGGAAGATAATGTTCTTTGCATCGCCAAACATCAGCAGAAGCTGGATTTCTTTTGCCTTGGTAACACAAatttaggaaaacaaaatgCTTCAATTGGGGGACACTTTTGTGGATTTTGCCCCATTCTGCTTGCAAATGACAGTAACAAAAGGGGCTCCATCATAAG ATGGTCAATCATACTCCCTTTGAGTTGGGTCAAGGTTTTCTGGGTCCCCCTAATCTCTGGAGGTGCTCATGCAATTGGTTCGACAGAGAAGCATTGGATTGCCCACGAA GCTGGGTTACCATATTTTCCTTCAGGTTTTCCTGATTGCAATGCATATTCTTCCTTTATGGCAAATAAAGCAGCTGCATCTGATGAAAAAATGGAACTTCGTCCTCCTGCCATGAGACCAGTCAGGATTCCCATACCACCTCCATGGGAAACTGTCCTATGTAGTCTTGAGAAAGAATCAAGTAGAGTGGAAGATGCTGAAACTCTCTCCAAGGAACAGTGTTCTATAAACGTGGTCAATGAAAACTCATGCAAAAAGTTAGATTGTCAAAGAAGTGACGTATTAGCCCTTGGTCATCATGGGTTTATGTCTGACGGATTTGTAGCAAGGACGTCAAATATGTTGAGACATTTTCTGGGTGAAATACGTGGCGATCATTTGCTTTTGTTCCCCAAATCCGATTTACCTGATTTGAAGAATAGTATTGATAAGTTCATGAAAGATGATGAAAGGCTTAGTCGGACCCCAAAGGGGGTCACCACCCTAACTAACGGCGGCGGAAGACTATGTTTCCTTAGAGTTATTCTGCATGCATACAAAGGTGGCGTCTTCGAAGAAGGAGCAGTTGTTTGTGCGCCTCGTTACACTGATATAAAGTCGTGGATATCCAG ATTAAGCATTAACAGGGAAGAACTTCAAATACCGCAGTCTTCTGTGGGATCGTACTTTGAGCAGCAACCTTCTGGTAAATGGGAGCTCCAAATACCTGAGGACCCAATAGTCAAAGAATTGCATAGGTGGCCCCTTGGTTTTGTCACAAGTGGAGTTGTTCGGGGAAG CAAGAAGCCCTCTGCAGAGGCTGTATGTGAGGCAACCTTGCTTGCTGGGCTTAGAGAGGAGCAGTGGAATGCAATGCCAGTGAAGCGGAGGAGGAAAGAGATATATGTACTAGTTAGGAACCTGAGATCTACTGCATATAGACTTGCTCTTGCCACCATTGTGCTTGAGCAAAATAAAGAAGATTTGGAGTTCTTGTAA
- the LOC131313581 gene encoding peptidyl-prolyl cis-trans isomerase CYP21-4-like, translated as MVRIKPQALLQQSKKKKGPSRISVTTVVLYILIIAVLFFVFATYRHWTQRSKILTMDPSSVLESEDDFADERNSGVARYAILSTTKGSITVELYKEGSAGVVDEFINLCQRGYFKEMPFRHIVKNFVIQGSSFDGPGSTENWTLRGKLNSRHDTSMKRETFVLGTSKAKHDEEGWELFITTAPIPADLSEKLIVFGRVIRGEDIVQEIEEVDTDEHYQPKSPIGITNVTLKQKV; from the exons ATGGTGAGGATCAAACCTCAAGCTCTTCTACAAcaaagcaagaagaagaagggtcCTAGTCGTATCAGTGTCACTACAGTTGTTCTGTACATCTTAATTATTGCGGTGCTGTTTTTCGTGTTTGCCACTTACAGACATTGGACTCAGAG GTCAAAAATTCTAACAATGGATCCGTCATCAGTTCTTGAG AGTGAAGATGATTTTGCAGATGAAAGGAACTCTGGTGTTGCCAGATATGCT ATTTTAAGTACCACAAAAGGCTCAATTACAGTCGAGTTATACAAGGAAGGTTCTGCTGGGGTGGTTGATGAGTTTATCAATCTATG TCAGAGGGGTTACTTCAAGGAGATGCCTTTTCGCCATATAGTTAAGAACTTTGTGATTCAAGGAAGTAGTTTTGATGGACCTGGATCTACAGAAAATTGGACTCTGAGAGGAAAGCTTAACAGCCGACATGACACGAG CATGAAGCGTGAGACTTTTGTGCTTGGTACTTCAAAGGCAAAACATGACGAAGAGGGATGGGAACTTTTCATTACGACTGCACCAATCCCAGCAGATCTAAGTGAAAAACTGATTGTGTTTGGGCGGGTCATTAGGGGAGAGGACATTGTTCAG GAAATAGAAGAGGTGGATACGGATGAACATTATCAACCTAAATCTCCTATAGGGATCACCAATGTCACCTTGAAACAGAAGGTCTAA